ccttctctgcctctcagatcttgcacatgcacacctgcaccgcttcactgcagtcttcaggagtgagatctgagaggtagaggaggaggtatggACATAGGAAACAAGGGCGAGCCAGaaaggtaaaagaggtgtgtttttctgagcccagagccactctatctcttttttccataccccaggtgccccagatgcctgcagcttgctccgcccttcacttacaccttcccagtgaggtgccccttcatCTCACCATTGGGacagcattaagtccacgaatcctgatgaatggattttcttctaccatacttgtacagcgtcgccttaatgctttcatacaatcactgcatatggcagggacgcggccactgccattttttagctccccccacaatatgcagcaatcaCAGATTCTctaatccggattggaagtttcagaacccgctctataagacgactcccggcatataagaccactcccacatataagacgactcccatgcataaggctactccagcatataagactactcccatgtataaggctacccccatgtataagacgactcccacatataagacgacccctgacttttgaaagattttcttgggttaaaaagtatgGTGCCTTTTGTAAATCTTCATTACATCTGAAGGATAGGTAGTAATTATAAAAGGCAAAGCCAAATGAGATCAATGTTTTATTCTTCACTGTTTGATTTGGGGGCCTTTTCTCTTGAAGTAGTGCAGAACATCTTAATTTTGCCCAAGATTTAAAATAGAACGGCATTTAATAGAAAACTGTGTCTATGCTGCTCTTAGCTGAAGTTATTGTGTATGAATGTATCTTTCTAACCAAGAAATATTTCCTGGAACAATTACAGAATTCCTAAGGAAAATCCTTTGGAAGTATCTCGCTTACTTATGAATTGAACCCTAAAGTTCTTCCAACCTACTCCTTCATCAGAGtaaaacatttttaatgaaaGACTGCAGATGTATTTACAATATGTGATTTACACTCAGTTACACCAGTTTCTTGCTCTATGTGATATGGATGGTGCAAAATAACTTTGGCTTAGAATGATATTTTGCATGTACATATTTTTCCTTTGCCTCCATTTCCCTCACACCCTTGAATGCAACAGATAAGTGCAAGTGCATTCGTTGACTGTTTGCTTGAGCAAACTCCATTGAGAGGGAGGAGCTGCCTGCAATCAGTTATACAATTCAAGATTCAACAACTGCTGCTCCACGCACAAATTGTTCAGGAAGGAGGGGAAATACCAGAAAGCCACAACCATCTGAAGCTGGGAGCCTTCCATTTAACCAAAAAGAGGTTAGTCAATGATATCCAAAACCCTTTTCTCTGCAAATGCATGTTTTCTTTAATACTTACAAACCTGGGTATAGACACAGATGGGATACACAATCCTTTTTCAAATAGCTGGGAACTTTGTTTCTTTTGCCATTTGAGTGACAAGTAGAATTTCAACAAGTGGCACTTCTTTCGTCGCTGtaaaatcttgccaggaaaaagcTTTAACTGCTGAATGTTGGCTTCTTTCCCAAATTGTCCAGGCATAGCAGCCATTTCAGAAACTATTTAATACGCAAAAAAGTGTCCAGAACATCTGTTTGAAAGTCCTTTGCTAATGCCAGGCTTATTTGTTTCATGAACCCCTTCTGAACCTTGAAATGTAGTTATAGCAAGGGTGGTGGTGAATAGGTCCCAGCCAAGTTCACTTGGAGGAAAGCAATGTGTAACAAACTCGAGGGAAGTATATGTTGGGGTGAAGTTTTGGGTGTGGATCTGCCGGGGAAATCAGCCAACCACTCTGGCTTCTGTCGGTGCCAGTTAACAGCTTGATTGCAGAAATCAGAAAGTGAGATTTTTAAGGACATGAACTTAAATACTGAAATCCTTCCAGATGTATGATGAAACAGTCAGGACTAGGTGACCTTTGATTTTATGTCATTTTTTCCTAGTACAGTGAGTTAGAACAAAACATAATTTCAgcacaacttttttaaaaatcctagtcCAGCTACTATAAAGATATTTTAACCCTTCTTCCTTCTATTATGCTTCCTACCTGCCCTTTTATTCTATTGGTGAAATACTTGTACAGATTTGGTGAGGTAGCAGCTGTGACTTTGAAGCCAAAAGATTTGTTTACCAAGACCCATGCCTTCCATTGTTGCCAGAGTGGATGAGAGGGAACTTGACCTCCCTTCTGGCCCAGTCCAAGAAAGGGCTATGTCCCACCTCCTATGCTGCTTATTTCTTCCCTTTCACAGTCTTGCCTTCAACCATGTGGATCTACCTGGCTGTCCTCTTGGGGCTCTACTTCCTCCGCAAATGGTACCGGGAGAGACAGACTGTAGAGAAACTGACAGAGAAATACGTCTTCATCACCGGCTGTGACTCTGGATTTGGGAACCAGCTCGCCAGGCAGCTGGATGCCAAGGGTCTGAAGGTGCTGGCTGCCTGTTTCACCCAGAAAGGGGCAGAAGAGCTGCAGAGGGTGACATCTGATCGGCTGAAAACCACCATCTTGGACGTCAGCAATACAGAGAGTGTTGTAGCAGCAACTGAGTGGGTGAAAGGAATTGTGGGGAGCAAAGGTGATAGAGCTTCACATCTCTTCTCTTGTTCTCTATGTATCTTAGTTGGGCAAGTGACATAAGAGCTTGATTTCAAACATTCCCAAGAACAGCTATGGTTCCTAACTGGGAAGAAGTGGGGAAATCCTCTTATGCCTTTTAAAACACCAACTAGGTCTGAGAAATCAATGGGGGAAGCTTTGACTGGCCCAAAGAAAAACAGGATCAATTCCTGTAGTCTCAGATTGAACTGTCTTTTTGGGTAGAACAGGAAAATGGTTCAGAATAAAAGAATTTCACCCTTCCTCCTCCTATGATTCTATTCAGTTACTATAATCCCTGCAGCTATGTGTAGGTTCATATCCAGTCATTCAATctttattacagtccaaagaTCCAATTTGTTCAGGGGAGAAAGTGCACAGCAGATTCATAGTGTGGTAGGTATTTCCAGGGCAAGATAATAAAGAGGGAAGTAAGGCCTTgcataataaataaagtattgaaaAGTATATATAAAAGCTTGAAACACAAACGAAATATGTTCTACATGCTAATTAATGGGTAATTACCATAtatgctcaagtataagccaacctgaatataaactGAAACACCTAACTTTATCACAAAAAacagggaaaatgtattgactctaGTATAATCCaaagatgggaaatgcagcagctactgataaatttcaaaataaaaataaataccaataaaattacattaattgagacatccatagattaaatgtttttgaatatttacataaaattgtaatttaagataagactgtccaagtctgatgaaaccattactctaaccttcttcagtctaaatgtgcttacgtattcttccaataataataaagagaataaaataatacatttaataaaataataatagaataaaataataaatgtagtaataacaataatagagaaaaataataacagagtaaaataataaatggaagaagaagaagaagaaggtaaaataataaataaccttgacttgagtataagccaaggggggctgaaaaactctgcttatacttgagtatatacggtattacttcctttaaaaagctcAACATATTTCAGCCTATATAAGAAAAGACCTTCTTCAGGGGCATTCAACAAAAATCTCTGGAGTTGGAGACAACACTCTCTAACAGGTTAAACCTATACAGCTTTCTTACCACAGGGTTATGCTTCACAGATAGTGATTACAAGTATATTTGTGACTACATAGATTTTTCAGGAAGGATAATAAGAATCCAATTGTCAAAATATAGAATAAAAGGAACAGCTCTGAATATGTGAACTCTCCTTCCACAGGGCTCTGGGGCTTGGTCAACAATGCTGGTACCGGTACTCATGTAGCTCCCAACGAGTGGCTGACCAAGGATGACTTTGCAAAAGTGATCAATGTCAACCTACTCGGTCTGATTGACGTAACGCTGCACATGCTGCCCCTGGTGAGAGCCGCCAGAGGAAGGATCGTCAATATGTCCAGTATTGGAGGAAGAGTGATAATGTTAGGAGGAGGTTACTGTTTATCCAAGTTTGGGGTGGAAGCCTTCTCGGACTGCATAAGGTAAACAAAAAAGCCTACCCTACAACTTTCTGTTTCTTAGCAAAGTGACATGCAAAAAGGAAATACGCAGATACTCCTTTTCTATTGTACAATCATCATCACCATGTAAATCATCAATACATAGACTgatataatacaaaatacatttatttaagtCAGTATAGCATATAGATCATATGTTGTTATGATattacaagttttttttttaattttgaagcAATAGCAGTACATTTATTTTCTACTGACACCAGCTCCACTCAAAATTGCTTCAGGCTCTTAGCTTAGCTCCACGGGTCTGCTCTTAAGAATAATCTTGCAATGTATtcattttaactttgtttataaTGCAAGtgatgttttttcccctttttccaaTGCAGGCGAGAGCTCCATCCTTTTGGAATCCAGGTTAGCATTATTGAACCTGGTGCTTTCATGACATCTATTGCTGTAACATCAGATGAAGGCTTGAAGAGTGTATGGGAAAAGGTACCTTCTGACATCAAACAGTGCTATGGACAGCAGTACCTTGATGGATGTAAGTCAACTTTCTGGATGTTTGTTTACAAGCTGAATATATCTGTGTGGGAAGCAGAAAGGCAAGAAGCTGTCAAGTCCTAAAGTCAGGGCTGCTGTGATGGAAGGTTTGAAGAGGCTTGTTGCCAATAATCCAGAAAAAGAAGGCTGTCCTTAAGAAATATAGAAAAGTAACATGAAAAGTCCTCAATACTAATGAACAGGAAATTAGTTCAATATATGGGTCTTAttagttgtttatttgttcagtcacttccgactcttcgtgacctcatggacaagcccacgccagagctccctgtcagccatcaccacccccagctccttcaaggccaagccagtcacttcaaggatcccatccatccatcttgcccttggtcggccctcttcctttttccttccatttcccccagcataactgtcttctctaagctttcctgtcttttcattatgtgcctaaagtacttcatctttgcctctactatccttccctccagtaagcagtcgggctttatttcctgaagtatggactggttggatcttctcgcggtccaaggcactctcagaactttcctccagcaccacaggcCTTTTTAGTAGTCCACAGTATTCGCAGAACTCTTTGCCAGCACCACATTTTAAATGAGTTGGTTTTCTTCCTattagctttcttcactgtccaggttTCACAACCATATAAACTGGAAATTCAGTGGTATGGGCAATCCTAACATTAGTATATTTACACTTCAGGATTTTGTTTAGTTCCTTCATTAGCTGCCCTCCCAAGTCCTActctttttctgatttcttgactccAATTTACATAATAATTAAGACAACGTATggaacatcatagaatcacagagttggaagaaactaccAGGACCATTTGGGCAAACCCTTGTAATACTAGGAATACACTCTGAGCACTGTGAGCAGCTCttagcatcaggaagttcttcctagtgtttaggtggaatctctttccttgcaatttgaatcaattgtCCTAGTCTCTAAAGCAGCAGGATCAATTTGAAGCTCTCCACCAGGAAATGTTCAGGTGCTCCAGTTTTGCTTCTGATTccaattatttacttacttacttacttacttacttacttactttatttctataccgcttttctcagcccttaggcgactcaaagcggtttacacaacaatgcaaaatatcacaaaacagtataatgcaattaaaacagattataacatcaacaattaacaacagtataacaatcacAACGCCTATATGTAGGCTATTTCATTTCTATATTGACCATCAGGTCATTTGTATGTATGTAACCACTTCTAGATTGCTTGAAGAATGTGTTTGCAATGAAAAAAAGGTTGACCTTGTGAATTTCGGTCAATATGAACCTACACATAGCTGGgactcctctttcctttcttgaaACTAGGCCAAATTTTTCAACTGTCTTTTGATTCTGGTGTTCCCTAGCTTTGCAATTCAATAACCTATGATTGTGTTGCTCTTTTTTGCCTGCTTTTGCTACGGCCCCTTCAAAACATTCCTGGCTACATTAGTTCACTCAGCTCATGTATTACAATGATTAtttgttctgtttctggttttactatatagccccccccccccccccccgattcacTCTGATTCATTCTTCTCACATTCCATGTTCCTAAAATCTGTGTTGTCCAAGAGGAGTCCCACTGACCGAAATTTGCAATTTCCTTTCACCTCAGATTACATAAAAACCTGAACAACCTTTCAGTTTTGAGTCCATGAATGTCTCCGTAGAGTTTAGATCAAAATCATTCAAACATTAGAAAGAGGAGGACAAATTTACCTCTCCAAACAGGAAACTTTGACCTAAATCTGCTAGTTCAAAACAGAGTAAACCCATTGGATCAGAGGAATATACaggagagtcttgcttatccaaccttcactcatccaatgttctgtattatccaacacagccttcctcctgcccagatcgacagctgtttcaatacactgcgATGTTTAGGTgctaagttgttgtaggtttttcaggctgtaggccatgttctagatgaaCATGTTCTAGatgaacattctctcctgatgtttcgcctgcatctgtggcaagcatcctcagaggttgtgaggacctcacaacctctgaggatgcttgccacagatgcaggtaaaacatcaggagagaatgcttctagaacatggccatacagcctgaaaaacctacaacaacccagagattccggccatgaaagccttcaacaatgcattttggtgctaaattcataaatacagcaattcctacataacattaccatgtactgaactgctttctctgttgatttgttgtaaaacatgatgtttggtgcttaatttgtaaaatcataatgtaatttgatgtttaataggtgtttccttaatccctcctttttatccaatatttttgcttatccaacgttctaccGGCCCTTTTATGTtcaataagcaagactctactgtacatacaTATTGATTCTGTGAGATTACTCTAGTTGTGATCGATATTTTCATTTTGTCTTTAATGTGCTTCGCTCTTTAACATTTGGTGTCCAACCCTGTATATTAAGCAATGTTGGCAGAGTTGCTACCATTTATTGTTGATAGGCTCCTCAACTTAAGCAGCTATTTGGTGGGCATAACTTTCAGACTGGGAAGAGATGTTTCTGTTGAATTTGactaaattagattttttttaaattgtttctaaTAAAAACTCAgaattcaaaaaacaaacaaggaaTCTGATGATTTTAAGATCTGTGCATGGAAGAACAAAAATCAGTTTTCATCCATCCCAACTATTTATTTAATAACAACTAATTAAATAACATTCAACATGCACAAACATCATTTCCTTGATTTGACCTCTTATTGTAAATGTTCAGTGCACTCAAGAACAGACTAGCTCCTAACCAGCAAATGTTTGAGATTACTTGAGACTGGCATGTGTCTAATAAAGCAGTTCAGTCACAGGCCTATCTTGTATGGTCAAGAATTAGGGTTTCCTGCCTGTGCTTTTCAGAAAGAATTAACatctctttgttttgtttctcttccTTACAGACtgccagatatttaaagatatccTCAAAGCAGCCAACAAGAACCTTCATCCAGTCACTGACTGCATGGAACATTCCCTGATATCTCGCTACCCTCGCACACGTTACGGTGCAGGCTGGGATGCAAAGCTATATCACATTCCTTTATCTTACATGCCGACCTTCGTGGCAGACTATATGGTGGCCCTCACTATGCCAAAGCCAGCACAAGCAGTGTAGGTCCTGATGAGTTCACATCTGTAAAATAATCCGTGCTTACATAATTCTGTCCTGATCTTGTTTGAACACACGATGTTGttccacaattcaaagtgatgaaagcatttctttacaATGCCTAAaatctttaaagtgttttttaaaaatgtctttttaCTCTGTAATTTccagggaaataaataaattttctaaaCATATGTCATGTGCCTCAAAacagcataggtaaaggtaatggttgtcccctggcattaagtccagttgtgtccgactccgggggttagtgcttatctccatttctaagccgaaaagccggtgttgtccatagacacctccaagttcatgtggccagcatgactgcatggagcgccgttaccttcccaccggagcggtacctattgatctactcacatttgcatgtttttgaactgctaagttgacagaagctgggactgacagtggaagctcacactgctccctggattcaaacctgtaacctttcagtcaacaagctcagcagctcagcggttagacccactgcgccaccaggggctccccaaAATAGCATAAGAATGGAATATGTGGTAATGTGCTTGAAAGGCAGAGCAGGACATGCTGATAGGAGGTTACACTGGCATCCTCATCCAGCAAATGTAATGTTGGCatttttgttgttgatgataCACAGCTACTTCACCAGCCCCAGGAAACCCcaggaaaggcaaaaaaaaaaaaggaggaggaggaggagggatggagtacagaggaggaggaggaggaggaagagagagagagagagagagagagagagaatgacatTGGCTATGGAGGAATGGGCTTAGTAGGAATGAAGTAGGAAGATAGAGGGCCACTGTCTAGTCTTCTCTcaatcctttttcccctttcaagTACTGCAACATTATTTTTAGCTCAGCATATTCAATGTCTGAAGGAACACCTCAGTTTCAGAAATTCTTTGGACATTACATTATGTTGACATTGAAATGGTGGGGACTGGAGTTTATAAACTTTTGTCCTGATGACATAATGATGACAGTAATACTATTATTGGTGCTTCTGGGGACCCAGCCAAAGTCTGGCGAGGAAGATCTGGACTGGTGGAAAGAGCTTTTATCTCCATTTATGGAAATTTGCAGTTTATTTGAAGGAAGGGttgaaggggagggggggaggaatggGCCAGAGATGGGAAGAgcacagaaagaaggaaatagcTGGGGGGGAAAAGAGTTCATTTCTCatccagtgtagactcagatagcccagttcaaagcagatattgtgggattttctgccttgatattctgggatataaggctgtgtggaaaggcccttagagaATAAACAGAATttccattttgttaattttgttggaaacaccagcaccccaaataaaagtaatcagaaaattttaaaaagctcCTAGAGAACTTGGGAGTTGACTTATCATAAGGTAATGATTCTGCAGGatgaaaaatgagagaaagaaggaaaagtaatGAACAAACCAAATAAAGAAAGCACAATATGTATAACCAAGCCACATATTTCACTAATACGTATGTATTTCACCTGTAAGCCAATTACAGAGCTTGCTCATGCATATGAATTGTCTTGTTCAAAAACCCATATAAAGTTATAGTCTTCGTGTAATCAGGACCCGAGGTCTGCGATAAGTGCCTTGGGCCTTTGCAGTACAGCAAACAATAAACATTTCCTGCTGAAGCATACTAAAAAAGCATaccaggtacatctacactgtagatttaatgcatgTTGACACCACTTTGAAACCCATGCCTCAGTtctatagaattctggggtttgtagttcagtgaggcgcAAGCACTCATTAGCagaaaaaggctaaagaccttgtaaaatagcactgagccatgttagttaaaattgtctcaaactgcattaattctacaaggtaGATGCACCTGTGGTATGACAATGTCACAGTACTCACATCCCACCCACCCATGACCGCTGCtcctttcattttcatttctgaGGAATGGGCTCTGTGTGTATGCCTTCGGGCTTTGCTTCCTCTTTGCAACCTCTGTCTCATGCCATCCTCCCACCAAGGTGACTTGAACCACAGTGACAGGGGATATGAGTGGGGTTGGGTGAATCAAaccttcttaaactgtggttcgCAACCCTAATTGGGGTCTTGATATGTGGAGGGAAGACTATTGGCTTCCTGGAAGATGGTGAACATTTGACCTCACAGTTTCCTTGCTTTATTTACTTGCTTTGGGCCCCTCTTTTCCACTTGTGTTTCCTCGCCAGCCCTTCCTCCAATGTGGTGGGGTGCTCCCAGTTCCTTCCCCCATGCTCCATTCCCCAATAGCTTGATTTCCCCCATGTGCATTCTTT
This genomic interval from Anolis sagrei isolate rAnoSag1 chromosome 2, rAnoSag1.mat, whole genome shotgun sequence contains the following:
- the LOC132768361 gene encoding 17-beta-hydroxysteroid dehydrogenase type 6-like; this translates as MWIYLAVLLGLYFLRKWYRERQTVEKLTEKYVFITGCDSGFGNQLARQLDAKGLKVLAACFTQKGAEELQRVTSDRLKTTILDVSNTESVVAATEWVKGIVGSKGLWGLVNNAGTGTHVAPNEWLTKDDFAKVINVNLLGLIDVTLHMLPLVRAARGRIVNMSSIGGRVIMLGGGYCLSKFGVEAFSDCIRRELHPFGIQVSIIEPGAFMTSIAVTSDEGLKSVWEKVPSDIKQCYGQQYLDGYCQIFKDILKAANKNLHPVTDCMEHSLISRYPRTRYGAGWDAKLYHIPLSYMPTFVADYMVALTMPKPAQAV